The proteins below are encoded in one region of Scophthalmus maximus strain ysfricsl-2021 chromosome 4, ASM2237912v1, whole genome shotgun sequence:
- the LOC118302023 gene encoding AP-1 complex subunit sigma-2 encodes MQFMLLFSRQGKLRLQKWYVPLSDKERKKISRDLVQTILARKPKMCSFLEWRDLKIVYKRYASLYFCCAVEDQDNELITLEIIHRYVELLDKYFGSVCELDIIFNFEKAYFILDEFLLGGEAQETSKKNVLKAIEQADLLQEEAEAPRSVLEEIGLT; translated from the exons atgCAGTTCATGCTGTTGTTCAGCCGGCAGGGAAAGCTGCGCCTGCAGAAATGGTACGTGCCTCTGTcggacaaggagaggaagaagatctCCAGGGACCTGGTGCAAACCATCCTGGCCAGGAAGCCCAAGATGTGCAGCTTCTTGGAGTGGAGGGACCTCAAGATTGTGTACAAGAG ATACGCAAGTCTGTATTTCTGCTGTGCTGTAGAGGATCAGGACAATGAGCTGATCACCCTGGAGATCATCCATAGATatgtggagctgctggacaaATATTTTGGCAGT GTGTGTGAGCTGGATATTATCTTCAACTTTGAGAAGGCCTACTTCATCCTGGATGAGTTCCTGCTGGGCGGTGAGGCTCAGGAGACGTCCAAGAAGAACGTGCTGAAGGCCATCGAGCAGGCcgacctgctgcaggag GAGGCCGAAGCACCACGGAGCGTTTTAGAGGAAATTGGGCTGACATAA
- the zrsr2 gene encoding U2 small nuclear ribonucleoprotein auxiliary factor 35 kDa subunit-related protein 2: MAASMPPLLSAPVLSQKQRRAAQRKERRKRKRQALAQARDSGLKNGGSCTHEEEEEINDEDDEDNDIAEQERLRLHEEWLERERLAQEEFRLRFEKEEAARKRKEEEEQMIKEEWEAQQRREQEEKEQKQKQKRDKEEAVQKMLDEAENQLDNGGPWMNPEAPVTENFGTERDVANCPFFLKTGACRFGDRCSRKHVYPTASPTLMIRGMFTTFGMEESRRDDYDIDAYLEHSEEELHESFLDFYHDVLPEFKSVGRVVQFKVSCNYEPHLRGNVYIQFDTEEQCKEAFIKFNGRWYASRQLHCEICPVTRWKNAICGLFDRRKCPKGKHCNFLHVYRNPGNEFWEADRDLHMSPDRSVRGSRRDGWHSERYGDRSWRQQRGSRSPPRSERSHSRREDNRRRSRSRERRDSHQDREDNWSSRSRHTDRRRDSSLRSRSRSRDRVRSRSRDRLRNRSRDREQDRLRNRSRDKEREHKYRDRSEERDSKDKDDDNHRELRTRSRSTSAERERNKHSRERSPKRPGKSKKKPNDDASTHPRHKHAKKSKKKSKKKHKKKSHLPKGTTSSGESEKEKESEEETENRSATSPSGQRNETETIPKNGDVDVSVCSERCSPEVKRDQSETEVPMSPMETVS; the protein is encoded by the exons ATGGCAGCGTCGATGCCTCCACTGCTCTCTGCTCCTGTGTTGAG tcaAAAACAACGCAGAGCTgctcagaggaaagagagaagaaaacggAAACGTCAAGCTCTCGCCCAGGCCAGAGACAGTG GTTTAAAGAATGGAGGAAGCTGtacacatgaagaagaagaagaaattaacgatgaagatgatgaggataaTGATATTGCTGAACAGGAAAG ACTGCGGCTACACGAAGAGTGGTTGGAAAGAGAGAGGCTCGCTCAGGAGGAATTCCGGCTGAGGTTTGAGAAGGAGGAAGCtgcgaggaaaagaaaagaggaggaggag caAATGATAAAGGAGGAATGGGAGGCCCAGCAGAGGcgagaacaagaagaaaaagagcagaaacagaagcagaaacGAGACAAAGAG GAGGCTGTTCAGAAAATGTTGGATGAAGCTGAAAatcag CTAGACAACGGAGGACCGTGGATGAATCCTGAGGCTCCAGTGACAGAGAACTTTGGAACAGAGCGCGACGTAGCCAACTGTCCGTTCTTCCTTAAGACTGGAGCATGTCGATTTGGAGATAG ATGTTCCCGGAAGCATGTTTATCCCACTGCCAGCCCGACTCTCATGATCCGTGGTATGTTTACCACGTTCGGCATGGAGGAGTCACGGCGCGACGATTACGACATCGATGCCTATTTGGAACACAGCGAGGAGGAGCTGCACGAGTCCTTCCTTGACTTTTACCATGACGTGCTGCCAGAGTTCAAGAGTGTCGGCAGAGTGGTGCAGTTCAAG gTCAGCTGCAATTATGAACCACACCTGAGAGGCAATGTTTACATTCAATTTGACAC AGAGGAGCAATGTAAAGAAGCCTTCATAAAGTTCAATGGCAGGTGGTATGCAAGCCGGCAGCTTCATTGTGAAATATGTCCTGTTACGCGGTGGAAAAATGCTATTTGTG GATTGTTCGACAGACGGAAATGCCCCAAAGGGAAGCACTGCAACTTCTTGCACGTATATCGAAACCCAGGCAATGAATTCTGGGAGGCCGACAGAGACCTGCACATGTCACCGGACCGCAGCGTCAGGGGGAGTCGCAGAGATGGGTGGCACTCGGAGCGATACGGAGACAGGTCGTGGAGGCAGCAACGCGGCAGCAGAAGCCCACCGCGATCGGAGAGATCCCACAGCAGGCGAGAGGACAACaggcggaggagcaggagtcGAGAGAGGAGGGACTCCCACCAGGATAGGGAAGACAATTGGTCGTCCAGGTCCAGACAcactgacaggaggagagataGCTCTCTGAGAAGTAGAAGCAGAAGTAGAGACAGAGTGAGGAGCAGAAGTAGGGACAGATTGAGGAACAGAAgtagagacagagagcaagacAGGCTGAGAAACAGAAGTCGAGATAAAGAGAGGGAGCACAAGTATAGGGATAgaagtgaagagagagacagtaaagacaaaGATGACGATAACCATAGAGAGCTGAGAACAAGGTCAAGAAGCACAAGCGcggagagggaaagaaacaaacacagcagggaAAGGAGCCCCAAGAGACCAggtaaaagtaagaaaaaacCTAACGATGACGCCAGCACACACCCTCGCCACAAACACGCTaaaaagagcaagaagaagagcaagaagaagcacaaaaagaaaagccatcTGCCCAAAGGGACCACCTCATCAGGAGAgtcagaaaaggagaaagagtctgaggaagagacggagaacCGTTCTGCCACGAGTCCCAGTGGACAGAGAAATGAAACTGAGACAATTCCGAAAAACGGTGACGTAGATGTGAGTGTCTGCTCTGAGAGGTGTAGTCCTGAGGTGAAGAGGGACCAATCTGAAACAGAAGTACCAATGAGCCCAATGGAAACAGTGTCATGA
- the LOC118302505 gene encoding transmembrane 6 superfamily member 1 isoform X1: MSASAGTGVFVLSLSSIPSCYLFNSLIYSNNSSDAFVFAGCAAVLILAISARFMFKKKAPADPLFYVYAVYAFLSVVNLIIGLEQDNIIDGFVTFYLKEADPHINTAHGHMISYWDGWVHYLMYLLMIAAITWGDSYRTIGLYWVGSFLMRAIVYILGNAVGKYGSQVGPLFLLHMLYISVSVWACFRIFSQPSTQDAQVTNIQEAPRRSLLRRPLDLLFIIYLIPAFGFCVLRGLVALDCSSKCCQDYTQLYEPYLKDPSAYPKVQMLVNMLYSGPYYIITLYGLLVPGCEWMPDLTLVHSGALAQPYKGSSKKECWAKYFLFPYDIMVPGRLGREETWAQFSHIGASLHTRTPFSYRVPADSQLVFLLINVLYALVPQALCYRCCTRPAFFLRPTPEKKRD; encoded by the exons ATGAGTGCGTCCGCAGGGACGGGTGTGTTCGTGCTCTCCCTCAGTTCCATCCCCAGCTGTTATTTGTTCAATTCCCtcatttacagcaacaacag TTCTGACGCTTTCGTCTTCGCTGGGTGTGCAGCAGTCTTAATCCTGGCGATTTCAGCACGTTTTATGTTCAAGAAGAAGGCTCCTGCAGATCCTCTCTTCTATG TGTATGCTGTATATGCATTCCTCAGCGTGGTGAATCTGATCATTGGGCTGGAGCAGGACAACATCATCGATggatttgtgacattttaccTCAAAGAG GCAGATCCACACATTAACACAGCACACGGGCACATGATCTCCTATTGGGATGGCTGGGTGCACTATCTCATGTATCTGCTCATGATTGCTGCCATTACTTGGGG GGACAGTTACAGAACCATCGGACTCTACTGGGTGGGATCTTTTCTCATGCGTGCCATAGTCTACATTCTTGGGAATGCTGTGG GAAAATATGGGTCACAAGTTggtcctctcttcctcctccatatGTTGTATATCTCAGTGTCTGTCTGGGCCTGTTTCCGCATCTTCAGCCAGCCTTCCACACAGGACGCTCAGGTGACA AACATCCAGGAGGCTCCAAGAAGAAGTTTACTCCGCAGACCTCTGGACTTACTGTTCATTATCTACCTCATCCCTGCTTTTGGTTTCTGTGTCTTAAGAGGCCTG GTTGCCCTGGACTGTTCCAGCAAATGTTGTCAAGACTACACACAGCTGTATGAACCTTACCTGAAAGACCCCTCCGCCTATCCCAAAGTCCAG ATGCTGGTGAACATGCTGTACTCCGGCCCATACTACATCATTACTCTCTATGGGCTGTTGGTCCCAGGATGTGAGTGGATGCCAGACCTGACTCTAGTTCACTCGGGAGCACTGGCACAG cCATACAAAGGTTCCAGCAAAAAAGAATGCTGggcaaaatattttcttttcccatatGACATCATGGTTCCTGGTAGATTAGGTAGAGAGGAAACCTGG GCCCAGTTCTCTCATATCGGTGCGTCTCTTCACACACGGACACCGTTCTCCTACAGAGTGCCTGCTGACAGCCAGCTGGTCTTCTTGCTGATCAATGTCCTGTACGCTCTGGTGCCTCAGGCTCTGTGCTACCGCTGCTGCACCAGGCCTGCCTTCTTCCTGAGGCCAACgccagagaagaaaagggaCTGA
- the LOC118302505 gene encoding transmembrane 6 superfamily member 1 isoform X2 has translation MSASAGTGVFVLSLSSIPSCYLFNSLIYSNNSSDAFVFAGCAAVLILAISARFMFKKKAPADPLFYVYAVYAFLSVVNLIIGLEQDNIIDGFVTFYLKEADPHINTAHGHMISYWDGWVHYLMYLLMIAAITWGDSYRTIGLYWVGSFLMRAIVYILGNAVGKYGSQVGPLFLLHMLYISVSVWACFRIFSQPSTQDAQVTNIQEAPRRSLLRRPLDLLFIIYLIPAFGFCVLRGLVALDCSSKCCQDYTQLYEPYLKDPSAYPKVQMLVNMLYSGPYYIITLYGLLVPGCEWMPDLTLVHSGALAQAQFSHIGASLHTRTPFSYRVPADSQLVFLLINVLYALVPQALCYRCCTRPAFFLRPTPEKKRD, from the exons ATGAGTGCGTCCGCAGGGACGGGTGTGTTCGTGCTCTCCCTCAGTTCCATCCCCAGCTGTTATTTGTTCAATTCCCtcatttacagcaacaacag TTCTGACGCTTTCGTCTTCGCTGGGTGTGCAGCAGTCTTAATCCTGGCGATTTCAGCACGTTTTATGTTCAAGAAGAAGGCTCCTGCAGATCCTCTCTTCTATG TGTATGCTGTATATGCATTCCTCAGCGTGGTGAATCTGATCATTGGGCTGGAGCAGGACAACATCATCGATggatttgtgacattttaccTCAAAGAG GCAGATCCACACATTAACACAGCACACGGGCACATGATCTCCTATTGGGATGGCTGGGTGCACTATCTCATGTATCTGCTCATGATTGCTGCCATTACTTGGGG GGACAGTTACAGAACCATCGGACTCTACTGGGTGGGATCTTTTCTCATGCGTGCCATAGTCTACATTCTTGGGAATGCTGTGG GAAAATATGGGTCACAAGTTggtcctctcttcctcctccatatGTTGTATATCTCAGTGTCTGTCTGGGCCTGTTTCCGCATCTTCAGCCAGCCTTCCACACAGGACGCTCAGGTGACA AACATCCAGGAGGCTCCAAGAAGAAGTTTACTCCGCAGACCTCTGGACTTACTGTTCATTATCTACCTCATCCCTGCTTTTGGTTTCTGTGTCTTAAGAGGCCTG GTTGCCCTGGACTGTTCCAGCAAATGTTGTCAAGACTACACACAGCTGTATGAACCTTACCTGAAAGACCCCTCCGCCTATCCCAAAGTCCAG ATGCTGGTGAACATGCTGTACTCCGGCCCATACTACATCATTACTCTCTATGGGCTGTTGGTCCCAGGATGTGAGTGGATGCCAGACCTGACTCTAGTTCACTCGGGAGCACTGGCACAG GCCCAGTTCTCTCATATCGGTGCGTCTCTTCACACACGGACACCGTTCTCCTACAGAGTGCCTGCTGACAGCCAGCTGGTCTTCTTGCTGATCAATGTCCTGTACGCTCTGGTGCCTCAGGCTCTGTGCTACCGCTGCTGCACCAGGCCTGCCTTCTTCCTGAGGCCAACgccagagaagaaaagggaCTGA
- the LOC118302504 gene encoding BTB/POZ domain-containing protein 1 isoform X1: protein MATGSGGGLASNHDCQEVASNSAHSGGVAAAIANVPASGPAPSASPPVLGLHREPVYNWQATKSSLKERFAFLFNNELLSDVRFIVGKGRQAQRIPAHKFVLAAGSAVFDAMFNGGMATTSTEIELPDVEPAAFLALLRFLYSDEVHIGPETVMTTLYTAKKYAVPALEGHCVEFLTKHLRADNAFMLLTQARLFDEPQLASLCLDTIDKSTADAINAEGFTDIDLDTLCAVLERDTLSIRENRLFGAVVRWAEAECYRQQLAPNSENKQKVLGKALPLIRFPLMTVEEFAAGPAQSGILFDREVVNLFLHFTVNPKPRVDYIDRPRCCLRGEECSINRFQQVESRWGYSGTSDRIRFNVNKRISIVGFGLYGSIHGPTDYQVNLQILESDKRITLGQNDTGFSCDGTANTFRVMFKEPVEILPNVNYTACATLKGSDSHYGTKGLKKVTQESATGTKTTFFFFSSPGNNNGTSVEDGQIPEIIYYT from the exons ATGGCGACCGGGAGCGGCGGCGGCTTGGCGTCAAACCATGATTGTCAGGAGGTTGCCTCCAACTCGGCTCATTCTGGAGGAGTCGCCGCGGCGATAGCCAACGTGCCAGCCTCCGGCCCTGCACCGTCCGCCTCCCCGCCGGTGCTCGGCCTCCACCGGGAGCCCGTGTACAACTGGCAGGCGACGAAGAGCTCCCTGAAGGAGCGCTTCGCCTTCCTCTTCAACAACGAGCTGCTCAGTGACGTCAGGTTCATCGTGGGGAAGGGCAGGCAGGCCCAGAGGATACCGGCCCACAAATTCGTCCTGGCCGCCGGCAGCGCCGTGTTCGATGCCATGTTCAACGGAGGGATGGCCACCACCTCGACTGAGATAGAGCTGCCCGACGTGGAGCCGGCGGCCTTCCTCGCCCTGCTCAG GTTCCTGTATTCCGACGAGGTCCACATCGGTCCGGAGACTGTGATGACAACTCTGTATACGGCCAAGAAGTACGCGGTTCCAGCACTGGAGGGTCACTGCGTCGAGTTCCTCACCAAGCACCTCAGAGCCGACAATGCGTTCATGCTCCTCACTCAG GCAAGGTTATTTGATGAACCCCAACTTGCCAGTCTCTGCTTGGACACCATAGACAAAAGCACTGCAGATGCAATAAATGCAGAGGGCTTCACCGATATTGACCTCG ACACTTTATGTGCAGTGCTCGAAAGAGACACGCTCAGCATCAGAGAGAACCGTCTGTTCGGGGCGGTGGTACGCTGGGCAGAGGCCGAGTGTTACAGACAACAGCTTGCCCCGAACTCAGAGAACAAACAGAAGGTTTTGGGGAAAGCCCTCCCTCTCATCCGCTTCCCGCTCATGACTGTTGAGGAGTTTGCTGCTG GGCCTGCCCAGTCTGGAATATTGTTCGATCGGGAGGTGGTAAATctgtttttacactttacagTAAACCCCAAACCACGGGTCGACTACATTGACAGGCCTCGCTGCTGCCTCAGGGGGGAGGAGTGCAGTATTAATAGATTCCAGCAGGTTGAGAGTCGATGGGGGTACAGTGGTACCAGCGACAGAATCAG ATTCAACGTGAACAAAAGAATATCCATAGTGGGTTTTGGCTTGTATGGTTCAATACATGGGCCTACTGACTATCAGGTCAACTTACAG ATCTTGGAGAGCGACAAACGCATCACACTGGGCCAGAACGACACCGGTTTCAGCTGTGACGGCACGGCCAACACATTCAGGGTGATGTTCAAAGAGCCGGTGGAAATCTTGCCCAATGTCAACTACACTGCATGTGCCACTTTAAAG GGCTCAGACTCGCATTACGGCACAAAAGGGCTGAAGAAAGTGACCCAGGAATCAGCGACGGGGACCAAGacgacatttttcttttttagctcaCCTGGAAATAACAACGGTACATCAGTGGAGGATGGGCAGATACCAGAGATCATCTACTACACCTAG
- the LOC118302504 gene encoding BTB/POZ domain-containing protein 1 isoform X2: MATGSGGGLASNHDCQEVASNSAHSGGVAAAIANVPASGPAPSASPPVLGLHREPVYNWQATKSSLKERFAFLFNNELLSDVRFIVGKGRQAQRIPAHKFVLAAGSAVFDAMFNGGMATTSTEIELPDVEPAAFLALLRFLYSDEVHIGPETVMTTLYTAKKYAVPALEGHCVEFLTKHLRADNAFMLLTQARLFDEPQLASLCLDTIDKSTADAINAEGFTDIDLDTLCAVLERDTLSIRENRLFGAVVRWAEAECYRQQLAPNSENKQKVLGKALPLIRFPLMTVEEFAAVNPKPRVDYIDRPRCCLRGEECSINRFQQVESRWGYSGTSDRIRFNVNKRISIVGFGLYGSIHGPTDYQVNLQILESDKRITLGQNDTGFSCDGTANTFRVMFKEPVEILPNVNYTACATLKGSDSHYGTKGLKKVTQESATGTKTTFFFFSSPGNNNGTSVEDGQIPEIIYYT, encoded by the exons ATGGCGACCGGGAGCGGCGGCGGCTTGGCGTCAAACCATGATTGTCAGGAGGTTGCCTCCAACTCGGCTCATTCTGGAGGAGTCGCCGCGGCGATAGCCAACGTGCCAGCCTCCGGCCCTGCACCGTCCGCCTCCCCGCCGGTGCTCGGCCTCCACCGGGAGCCCGTGTACAACTGGCAGGCGACGAAGAGCTCCCTGAAGGAGCGCTTCGCCTTCCTCTTCAACAACGAGCTGCTCAGTGACGTCAGGTTCATCGTGGGGAAGGGCAGGCAGGCCCAGAGGATACCGGCCCACAAATTCGTCCTGGCCGCCGGCAGCGCCGTGTTCGATGCCATGTTCAACGGAGGGATGGCCACCACCTCGACTGAGATAGAGCTGCCCGACGTGGAGCCGGCGGCCTTCCTCGCCCTGCTCAG GTTCCTGTATTCCGACGAGGTCCACATCGGTCCGGAGACTGTGATGACAACTCTGTATACGGCCAAGAAGTACGCGGTTCCAGCACTGGAGGGTCACTGCGTCGAGTTCCTCACCAAGCACCTCAGAGCCGACAATGCGTTCATGCTCCTCACTCAG GCAAGGTTATTTGATGAACCCCAACTTGCCAGTCTCTGCTTGGACACCATAGACAAAAGCACTGCAGATGCAATAAATGCAGAGGGCTTCACCGATATTGACCTCG ACACTTTATGTGCAGTGCTCGAAAGAGACACGCTCAGCATCAGAGAGAACCGTCTGTTCGGGGCGGTGGTACGCTGGGCAGAGGCCGAGTGTTACAGACAACAGCTTGCCCCGAACTCAGAGAACAAACAGAAGGTTTTGGGGAAAGCCCTCCCTCTCATCCGCTTCCCGCTCATGACTGTTGAGGAGTTTGCTGCTG TAAACCCCAAACCACGGGTCGACTACATTGACAGGCCTCGCTGCTGCCTCAGGGGGGAGGAGTGCAGTATTAATAGATTCCAGCAGGTTGAGAGTCGATGGGGGTACAGTGGTACCAGCGACAGAATCAG ATTCAACGTGAACAAAAGAATATCCATAGTGGGTTTTGGCTTGTATGGTTCAATACATGGGCCTACTGACTATCAGGTCAACTTACAG ATCTTGGAGAGCGACAAACGCATCACACTGGGCCAGAACGACACCGGTTTCAGCTGTGACGGCACGGCCAACACATTCAGGGTGATGTTCAAAGAGCCGGTGGAAATCTTGCCCAATGTCAACTACACTGCATGTGCCACTTTAAAG GGCTCAGACTCGCATTACGGCACAAAAGGGCTGAAGAAAGTGACCCAGGAATCAGCGACGGGGACCAAGacgacatttttcttttttagctcaCCTGGAAATAACAACGGTACATCAGTGGAGGATGGGCAGATACCAGAGATCATCTACTACACCTAG
- the LOC118302317 gene encoding RNA guanine-N7 methyltransferase activating subunit, with the protein MAESTETLQKYEELFAHRFSSEDQEYQQYLNRPADPPPIVEDWRGNQRGRDNRYQDRQGHRGRGWGGGRGWGGDRGWRGDHREQQRWHDRDRDRDRDRDGNRDRDRDRDWNRDRDRDGNRDRHSGHGSGYHPSSNQGYNSHPQRPHYERY; encoded by the exons ATGGCCGAGAGCACGGAGACCCTGCAGAAGTACGAGGAGCTGTTCGCCCACAGGTTCTCATCGGAGGACCAGGAGTACCAGCAGTACCTGAACCGGCCCGCCGACCCGCCGCCCATAGTGGAGGACTGGAGGGGAAACCAGAGGGGCAGGGACAACAG GTACCAGGACCGTCAGGGGCACAGAGGTCGTGGTTGGGGAGGAGGCCGAGGTTGGGGAGGTGACCGGGGCTGGAGAGGAGACCATCGTGAGCAGCAACGCTGGCATGACCGAGACAGAGACCGGGACAGGGACAGAGATGGGAACAGAGACCGGGACAGGGACAGAGACTGGAAcagggacagggacagagaCGGGAACAGAGACCGGCACAGTGGGCACGGGAGTGGGTATCATCCAAGCTCCAACCAGGGGTACAACTCCCATCCCCAGAGACCACATTATGAACGTTACTGA